From Gottschalkiaceae bacterium SANA:
GGTTCTTATGACAGGTTTAGTTTTAGATCGTTATTTTGTATAGCGCCCGTATTTCTTAATGCTTTGGCAATGAATAAGGTGATCACTATGGGCAGGATAAAGTGAAGTAAAAGGATGGGGCCGTAGAGGTTGATGCCGCTTCTTCCAGCTGCTTCCATAGCTTCTATGCTTCCGAATTGGCCGACCAAACCACTTGTACCCATGCCGGACCCGATGGGTGTATTCTCCATTTTGAAGACCGTTGTTGACAGTGGCCCAAGAATAGCAGATGCAAGGATGGATGGGATCCAGATCTTCCAATTGCGAACGATATTGGGAATTTGTAGCATGGAAGTACCCAAGCCCTGGGCAAAGACTCCGTTCCAACCGTTTTCTTGAAAACTGATGGCTGCGAATCCAATCATTTGACAACAGCAGCCTACTGTAGCAGCACCAGCGGCAAGACCCTTAAGCCCAAGCATAATGCCGATGGCGGCACTGCTAATGGGAAGGGTTAGAGCGATGCCCATGAGTACGGAGATGATCAAGCCCATGGGAATGGGCTGAAGTTCTGTAGCATATACAATCATTTGGCCAAATTTTGTCATAAAGGCGTTGATACCAGGACCGACGAGGGTTCCTACTAAGGAGCCGATCAAGATGGTAACGGATGGTGTAATAATGATATCAAGTTTTGTTTCCTTGGAAATAAGTTTTCCGCATTCTGTGCCTACGAGGCTGGCAAGAAAGGCACCAACGGGTCCGCCAAGCGCAGCACCAGCAGCACCGGGAATGATGGAGGCGAAAAGAACCAAAGGCGGAGCCTGTAAACCGTAGGCGACAGCGACGGCAATCGCCGGTCCGGTCATGGATTTTGCTAGAGGCCAAAGGGTTTCGCTTAGAAAGGGAATTCCTAGTTTTAGACCAATCATATTGAGGATGCTGCCGACGATCAAGGATGCAAAGAGACCGTAGGCCATAAATCCCAAAGCATCAATTAAATAACGCTTCACACTGATTTCTACATTCTTTTTGACTAAAAAGCTTTTTAAATTTTCCAAATTTCTTCTCACTCTCCAATTAACCTAACATAAATGAATAATTATCCTGAGATGCTTATGATTATAACATAGGAGACAAATC
This genomic window contains:
- a CDS encoding PTS sugar transporter subunit IIC; translation: MENLKSFLVKKNVEISVKRYLIDALGFMAYGLFASLIVGSILNMIGLKLGIPFLSETLWPLAKSMTGPAIAVAVAYGLQAPPLVLFASIIPGAAGAALGGPVGAFLASLVGTECGKLISKETKLDIIITPSVTILIGSLVGTLVGPGINAFMTKFGQMIVYATELQPIPMGLIISVLMGIALTLPISSAAIGIMLGLKGLAAGAATVGCCCQMIGFAAISFQENGWNGVFAQGLGTSMLQIPNIVRNWKIWIPSILASAILGPLSTTVFKMENTPIGSGMGTSGLVGQFGSIEAMEAAGRSGINLYGPILLLHFILPIVITLFIAKALRNTGAIQNNDLKLNLS